One genomic region from Spirulina subsalsa PCC 9445 encodes:
- a CDS encoding ferrochelatase — protein sequence MVATPEKIQHQSTDTPAGGDRVAVLLMGYGEVESYEDFANYNEQALNLLTAKFAPVPTWIYPPLAKLLAIFDLHEWSHQHGNFISPHNHIFEQQRAGVEQALQKTWGDKVKVFKAFNFCAPHLPEQVLTQIKAEGFDKLLIYPLLVVDSIFTSGIAVEQVNHALSHLADPGEHWLKGTRYIPSFYNEPAYIDLLARLVEEKIQKDLAVAHLPSQTGIVLMNHGCPHKAKGFTSGIMESEALYEAVRAKLIHKYPLISIGWLNHDTPLIEWTQPNVELAAKNLIELGATAIVMMPIGFATENHETLLDVEHIIAHLRQKYYKVTYVQMACVNDHPAFLTMVADWANPQIEALLTETGVTVNPSLAAVGHSHSHDHDHHHHHHGEHHHHH from the coding sequence GTGGTTGCTACCCCAGAGAAAATCCAACACCAGAGTACAGATACCCCCGCAGGCGGCGATCGCGTTGCTGTGTTACTAATGGGTTATGGTGAAGTAGAAAGCTATGAAGACTTTGCCAACTATAACGAACAAGCACTAAATCTGCTGACGGCTAAATTTGCCCCTGTGCCGACTTGGATTTATCCCCCCTTAGCGAAATTACTCGCCATTTTTGACCTCCATGAGTGGAGTCATCAACATGGGAATTTTATTTCTCCCCATAATCATATTTTTGAACAACAACGGGCTGGAGTGGAACAAGCCCTACAAAAAACTTGGGGAGACAAAGTAAAAGTCTTTAAAGCCTTCAACTTTTGCGCCCCCCATTTACCCGAACAAGTATTAACCCAAATCAAAGCTGAGGGCTTTGATAAACTCTTGATTTATCCCCTGTTAGTGGTAGATTCTATCTTTACCAGTGGCATCGCCGTTGAACAAGTGAATCACGCTCTCAGCCACCTAGCAGACCCCGGAGAACATTGGTTAAAAGGAACAAGGTATATTCCCTCCTTTTACAATGAACCCGCCTATATTGACCTCTTAGCCCGCTTAGTAGAAGAGAAAATTCAAAAGGATTTAGCCGTTGCTCATTTACCTTCACAAACTGGCATTGTTTTAATGAATCATGGATGTCCCCATAAAGCCAAAGGATTTACCTCCGGTATTATGGAAAGTGAAGCCCTTTATGAAGCGGTTCGGGCTAAATTGATTCATAAATATCCTCTAATTTCCATTGGTTGGTTGAACCATGACACCCCTTTAATTGAATGGACTCAACCTAACGTTGAGTTGGCCGCCAAAAACCTAATAGAATTGGGAGCAACTGCTATTGTTATGATGCCCATTGGTTTTGCGACAGAAAACCACGAAACCCTGTTAGATGTGGAACATATTATTGCTCATTTGCGCCAAAAATACTATAAAGTGACCTATGTGCAAATGGCTTGCGTCAATGATCATCCTGCCTTTTTGACTATGGTTGCAGACTGGGCAAATCCTCAAATTGAGGCACTACTAACAGAAACGGGAGTAACCGTTAACCCCAGTTTAGCCGCAGTCGGTCACAGTCACAGTCACGATCATGACCATCACCACCACCATCATGGTGAACATCACCACCATCACTAA
- a CDS encoding SPFH domain-containing protein, producing the protein MDILLYSVIAAFISTVGAFLASIRIINEGNEALVERLGQYNKKLTPGLNFIVPVVDSIVVEETTREKVLGIDPQNAISKDNVSLRVDAVVYWQIIDLEKTFYVVEDITSAIENLVVTTLRSAIGRLELEETYSSRDKINQELLQQLDEATSNWGVKITRVEVREITPARTVMESLELERAAESKKRAALLETEGTVKSIEMLSKALQLQPDAQKVLQYLVAQRYVDANEKLGESPNSKIVFMDPNALNQAMTDLMLHRENPSSIPPRTPGDSGNGSQGS; encoded by the coding sequence ATGGATATCTTACTTTATAGTGTTATTGCTGCATTTATCAGTACAGTTGGCGCGTTTTTAGCTTCAATTCGTATTATTAATGAGGGGAACGAGGCCTTAGTTGAAAGGCTAGGTCAGTATAACAAAAAGCTGACTCCTGGACTCAATTTTATTGTGCCAGTTGTGGATTCAATTGTTGTAGAAGAAACCACTCGGGAAAAAGTATTAGGGATTGATCCACAAAATGCGATCTCTAAAGATAATGTGTCCTTACGGGTGGATGCGGTGGTGTATTGGCAGATTATTGATTTAGAGAAAACGTTTTATGTGGTGGAAGATATTACCTCAGCTATTGAGAACTTGGTCGTAACTACATTACGGTCAGCGATTGGACGGTTAGAGTTAGAAGAAACCTACTCCTCTCGGGATAAAATTAATCAGGAATTGCTGCAACAGTTAGATGAAGCTACCAGCAATTGGGGGGTCAAAATCACGCGGGTGGAGGTGCGAGAAATTACGCCAGCGCGGACGGTGATGGAGTCTCTAGAGTTGGAACGGGCGGCCGAGAGCAAAAAACGGGCAGCTTTGTTAGAAACGGAGGGTACAGTTAAGTCGATTGAAATGTTATCAAAGGCGTTGCAGTTACAGCCGGATGCCCAAAAGGTCTTGCAATATTTAGTGGCTCAACGTTATGTAGATGCTAATGAAAAGTTAGGTGAAAGTCCCAATTCTAAGATTGTTTTTATGGATCCGAATGCCTTAAATCAGGCGATGACGGATTTAATGTTACATCGAGAAAATCCTTCTTCTATTCCTCCCAGAACTCCGGGGGATTCGGGCAATGGTTCTCAGGGTTCGTGA
- a CDS encoding DNA gyrase/topoisomerase IV subunit A → MVKQLNLLQTGKIIPTALHAEMERSYLEYAMSVIVGRALPDVRDGLKPVHRRILYAMHELGLTPDRPFRKCARVVGDVLGKYHPHGDQAVYDALVRMVQDFSSRYPLLAGHGNFGSVDNDPPAAMRYTETRLAEIAHQAMLSEIGEATVDFTSNFDNSQQEPVVLPAQLPLLLLNGCSGIAVGMATNVPPHNLGELVDGLIALIDKPDLPDEKLWEIIPGPDFPTGGQILDKEGIRDAYRTGRGIITVQGVAKIERVDLGKRRKNTGVIVITELPFQVNKAGWIEKIADLVNQGRLEGIADIRDESDREGMRVVVEVKRDSNPKEVLRQLYKQTALRSNFGAILLTLVDNTPCQLSLRQVLDEFLKFREQTLTRRYGHELEQCQRRLHLVEGLLAALNQLDLVIDLLRHAPDGTTAKGELQVRLGISETQADSILAMPLRRLTGLERQKLENENEELQQRIEELERLLGDRHELLKSLKKDLRALKRKFGDERRTKIITPAAPSPHLPKSATPSHPIEAPPPPVTLPKDAVVELTHKGKICWHSPPPKLKNAKKVEDLVLFFEPVQKREQLIVLTASGKAYPVAVGDIPSAGSRSTPLLKLLPSSVQQKREYIFTAFFPPKDLQQHFLVILTAQGRVKRLAGTEVDQLTNRGSTLVKLKADDALIYVGWATEAEEVAVATSGGRILRFPIDDLQLPIMGRTAQGNQATRVRKGEDVVGCATLTPDQDLLLLSQDGYGKRLPFHMIRRGQRGDIGTQGLQFHRRGDRLIGMIVAPPESAQFSLITSQQRLIYLPVKSVSLWGKDGIGDKIDALQGEETILKLFPPA, encoded by the coding sequence ATGGTAAAACAGTTAAACCTGTTACAGACCGGAAAAATCATCCCTACAGCACTCCATGCAGAAATGGAACGGTCTTATCTTGAATATGCCATGAGCGTGATTGTTGGTCGAGCTTTACCGGATGTACGAGACGGGCTTAAACCCGTTCACCGTCGTATTTTATACGCAATGCACGAATTAGGGTTAACGCCAGACCGACCTTTTCGCAAATGCGCCCGGGTGGTGGGGGATGTATTAGGGAAATATCACCCTCACGGGGATCAGGCGGTTTACGATGCCCTAGTGCGGATGGTGCAAGATTTCTCTTCTCGCTATCCCCTACTGGCAGGACATGGCAATTTCGGATCCGTGGACAATGATCCCCCGGCGGCCATGCGCTATACAGAAACACGCTTGGCTGAAATTGCCCATCAAGCCATGTTGAGCGAAATTGGCGAGGCCACGGTAGACTTTACCAGCAACTTTGACAACTCTCAGCAAGAACCTGTCGTTCTGCCTGCTCAACTTCCTCTATTATTACTCAATGGCTGTTCTGGGATTGCCGTAGGCATGGCCACCAATGTTCCGCCCCATAATTTGGGGGAGTTGGTGGATGGTTTAATTGCCTTGATTGATAAGCCCGATTTGCCCGATGAGAAACTCTGGGAAATCATCCCTGGGCCTGATTTTCCCACGGGGGGGCAAATTCTGGACAAGGAGGGGATTCGGGACGCTTACCGTACCGGACGGGGTATTATTACGGTGCAGGGGGTGGCGAAAATTGAACGGGTGGATCTGGGCAAACGCCGCAAAAATACCGGGGTGATTGTGATTACAGAGTTGCCCTTTCAGGTGAATAAGGCGGGCTGGATTGAGAAAATCGCCGATTTGGTGAATCAGGGTAGGTTAGAGGGGATTGCTGATATTCGGGACGAGAGCGATCGCGAAGGAATGCGGGTCGTGGTGGAAGTAAAGCGGGATAGTAACCCCAAGGAAGTCTTACGTCAACTCTATAAACAAACGGCACTGCGGAGTAATTTTGGGGCGATTCTGCTCACGTTGGTAGATAACACCCCCTGTCAGTTGAGTTTACGCCAAGTTTTAGACGAATTTCTCAAGTTTCGCGAACAGACGTTAACCCGGCGTTATGGTCACGAGTTAGAACAGTGTCAACGGCGTTTACATTTAGTCGAGGGCTTATTAGCCGCGTTAAATCAGTTAGATTTGGTGATTGATTTATTGCGCCACGCCCCCGATGGCACCACGGCAAAAGGGGAATTGCAGGTGCGTTTAGGGATTAGTGAAACCCAAGCCGATTCGATTTTAGCCATGCCCTTACGCCGTTTAACGGGGCTAGAACGCCAGAAACTCGAAAACGAGAATGAGGAGTTACAGCAAAGGATTGAGGAGTTAGAACGGTTATTAGGCGATCGCCACGAACTCCTAAAATCCCTAAAAAAAGACCTGCGCGCCCTCAAGCGGAAATTTGGCGACGAACGCCGCACTAAAATAATCACCCCCGCCGCCCCTAGCCCCCACCTTCCCAAATCGGCCACACCCTCCCACCCCATCGAAGCCCCCCCGCCCCCCGTTACCCTGCCCAAAGATGCCGTAGTCGAACTCACCCACAAAGGCAAAATCTGCTGGCATTCTCCCCCCCCCAAATTGAAGAATGCCAAAAAAGTCGAAGATTTAGTTCTCTTCTTTGAACCCGTGCAAAAACGAGAACAACTGATCGTTCTCACCGCCTCCGGCAAAGCTTACCCTGTAGCCGTGGGAGATATTCCCTCGGCCGGGAGTCGGTCTACACCCCTCCTCAAACTCTTACCCAGTAGCGTCCAGCAGAAGCGAGAATACATTTTTACCGCCTTTTTCCCGCCGAAAGACCTCCAACAGCATTTTCTCGTCATTTTGACCGCTCAGGGACGAGTGAAACGGTTAGCGGGAACCGAAGTCGATCAACTCACAAATCGGGGATCTACCCTAGTCAAATTAAAAGCCGATGATGCCTTGATTTATGTGGGGTGGGCGACAGAAGCCGAAGAAGTCGCCGTAGCCACCTCTGGGGGGCGGATTTTGCGCTTCCCCATTGATGATCTGCAACTGCCCATTATGGGGCGTACTGCCCAAGGGAATCAGGCCACCCGCGTCCGCAAAGGGGAGGATGTGGTAGGCTGTGCGACCCTCACCCCCGATCAGGACTTACTCCTACTCTCTCAAGACGGCTATGGGAAGCGTTTACCCTTCCACATGATCCGACGGGGGCAACGGGGCGATATTGGGACTCAAGGGCTACAATTTCACCGGAGAGGCGATCGCCTCATCGGAATGATAGTCGCCCCTCCCGAAAGCGCACAGTTTTCCCTAATCACCAGTCAGCAGCGCCTAATCTATCTCCCTGTAAAGTCAGTCAGCTTATGGGGCAAAGATGGCATCGGGGATAAAATCGACGCACTCCAAGGGGAAGAAACGATTCTTAAGCTATTTCCTCCCGCTTAG
- a CDS encoding aminopeptidase P N-terminal domain-containing protein, with protein MSIDATEYRHRREQVMGKIGRGTAVFRSAPMVVMHNDVEYPFRQDSDFFYLTGFNEPEAVAVLAPHHEEHRFILFVQPKDPEKETWTGYRVGVEQAKERYGADEAYPITEFNEKFPQYIEKAEQIYYHLGRDEGFNQTILQHWQRFIMTYPRRGTGPLALVDSNSLVHPLRQVKSAAELELMRRATAISAEAHNRARHFAKPGMYEYQVQAEIEHTFRLQGGMGPAYPSIVASGANACILHYTENDRQMQDGDLLLIDAGCAFDYYNGDITRTFPVNGQFNKYQQAIYELVLAAQMKAIAEVQPGKAYNEFHDIAVCVLVQGLIDFGLLQGDLEELIKEEKYKPFYMHRTGHWLGLDVHDVGMYQSSPEEWQVLQPGNILTVEPGIYIAPDIKPAEGQPEVPPEWRGIGVRIEDDVLVTEQGHEVLTADVPKAIADL; from the coding sequence ATGAGCATTGATGCCACAGAGTACCGTCACCGTCGAGAACAAGTTATGGGGAAAATCGGCCGGGGAACGGCCGTTTTTCGGAGCGCCCCGATGGTGGTGATGCACAATGATGTAGAGTACCCGTTTCGCCAAGATAGTGATTTTTTTTATTTAACCGGATTTAATGAACCGGAAGCTGTTGCTGTGTTGGCACCTCACCACGAGGAACACCGCTTTATCTTGTTTGTCCAACCGAAAGATCCCGAAAAGGAAACCTGGACGGGGTATCGAGTGGGGGTGGAACAAGCAAAAGAACGTTATGGAGCCGATGAAGCTTATCCCATCACAGAGTTTAACGAAAAATTCCCCCAATATATTGAAAAAGCAGAGCAAATATACTATCACCTAGGGCGAGATGAGGGGTTTAATCAAACGATTCTCCAACATTGGCAACGTTTTATCATGACTTATCCCCGACGAGGGACGGGGCCTTTGGCACTCGTTGATTCTAATTCCCTCGTTCATCCTCTGCGACAGGTGAAAAGCGCGGCGGAATTGGAGTTAATGCGTCGTGCTACGGCCATCTCTGCGGAAGCTCATAATCGCGCTCGGCACTTTGCTAAACCGGGGATGTATGAATACCAGGTGCAAGCGGAAATTGAGCACACCTTTCGCTTACAAGGGGGGATGGGGCCGGCTTATCCCTCTATTGTGGCATCGGGGGCTAATGCCTGTATTCTCCACTATACGGAAAATGACCGTCAGATGCAGGATGGAGATTTGTTGCTGATTGATGCGGGCTGTGCCTTTGATTACTATAACGGGGATATTACCCGGACGTTCCCGGTGAATGGTCAGTTTAACAAGTATCAACAGGCGATTTATGAGTTGGTGTTAGCGGCTCAGATGAAGGCGATCGCAGAAGTTCAACCGGGCAAGGCCTATAATGAGTTCCACGATATAGCCGTTTGTGTCCTGGTTCAGGGATTAATTGACTTTGGACTGCTGCAAGGGGACTTAGAAGAGTTAATCAAGGAAGAGAAGTATAAACCCTTCTATATGCACCGTACTGGCCACTGGTTGGGGTTAGATGTCCATGATGTGGGGATGTATCAATCTAGTCCCGAGGAATGGCAAGTTCTCCAACCGGGTAATATTTTAACGGTGGAACCCGGAATTTATATCGCACCAGATATTAAACCCGCCGAAGGACAACCAGAAGTCCCCCCCGAATGGCGCGGGATTGGGGTTCGTATTGAGGATGATGTCTTAGTGACTGAACAAGGCCATGAAGTCCTCACGGCTGATGTTCCCAAGGCGATCGCAGACTTGTAA
- a CDS encoding 4Fe-4S single cluster domain-containing protein, producing the protein MTPFTDYASPTPVKIPPHHLNIMGYVDESQVNGPGIRAVVWVQGCKRECPGCFNPASWSFEINQLVSVETLAEQILKNPNNQGVTFSGGEPFWQASALAKLAQILKGEGLNVMSFTGFTLEELRRDDAPNGADALLAQLDILVDGPYVESLAIHSPDSPVSSRNQRIHIFNPAFQDQITWASDQMEIHILKDGSRIITGFQGHLGLM; encoded by the coding sequence ATGACACCATTTACTGATTACGCTTCTCCCACTCCTGTCAAAATCCCTCCCCATCATCTCAACATTATGGGGTATGTGGATGAATCCCAAGTCAATGGTCCGGGAATTCGGGCGGTGGTGTGGGTGCAAGGCTGTAAACGAGAATGTCCGGGGTGTTTTAATCCTGCGTCTTGGTCTTTTGAAATTAATCAGTTAGTTTCTGTTGAAACCTTAGCGGAACAAATTTTAAAGAATCCCAATAATCAAGGGGTGACTTTTTCGGGGGGTGAGCCTTTTTGGCAAGCTTCGGCCTTGGCAAAATTAGCCCAAATCTTGAAGGGTGAGGGCTTAAATGTAATGTCTTTTACAGGTTTTACCTTAGAAGAATTACGTCGAGATGATGCCCCCAACGGTGCGGATGCGTTGCTTGCTCAATTAGATATTTTAGTCGATGGTCCCTATGTTGAGTCTTTAGCGATTCATTCACCGGATTCTCCCGTTTCCTCGCGCAATCAACGGATTCATATTTTTAATCCTGCGTTTCAAGATCAAATCACTTGGGCGAGTGATCAGATGGAAATTCACATCTTAAAGGATGGAAGTCGTATTATTACGGGGTTTCAAGGACATTTGGGGTTAATGTAA
- a CDS encoding ROK family protein: protein MSIYLGVDIGASTVKLGLFDPEKGVIGERLDRPSSASEGPEATVNVIKTATSELLEANDLQFKDLKAIGACCPTPIDASGMCVYPTNIDRSWQGVNVSQKLSEALQLPALLLNDGDAAAYREYSVREAQNKASSVMAQFITGTGLGGALIINGKIWSAPAVSAELGHICIDSSENADPCGCGARGCVETRSSLLGLRNMVKHRQAQGNVPEALQGEPMEVAKILRRLGQMDDPLSDVVAIWQEYFTSLGIAARNVVNTVGCDLIVISGGAQEREKTASDGAYERFKQEAISSIRQGIDHSFPHLTQTRVEWSIDTLPDSAAYGAAQYASVIGNKE from the coding sequence ATGAGCATTTACTTAGGGGTTGACATTGGTGCTAGCACGGTCAAACTGGGATTATTTGATCCAGAAAAAGGGGTCATCGGAGAACGGTTAGATCGTCCCAGTAGCGCCTCTGAGGGTCCCGAAGCGACCGTAAATGTGATTAAAACGGCCACCAGTGAGCTACTCGAAGCCAATGATCTACAATTCAAGGATTTAAAAGCCATTGGTGCTTGTTGTCCCACTCCTATTGATGCTTCGGGAATGTGTGTTTATCCCACCAATATTGATCGCTCTTGGCAAGGAGTCAATGTTAGCCAAAAACTCTCGGAGGCTCTCCAGTTACCCGCCCTCCTCCTCAATGATGGAGACGCGGCCGCTTACCGGGAATACAGCGTCCGGGAGGCTCAAAATAAGGCCTCTTCTGTCATGGCTCAGTTTATTACCGGAACGGGATTAGGCGGTGCTTTGATTATCAACGGTAAAATCTGGTCGGCTCCGGCTGTTTCCGCAGAATTGGGTCATATTTGTATTGATAGTTCTGAAAATGCGGATCCCTGCGGATGTGGTGCGAGGGGGTGTGTGGAAACGAGATCCTCTTTATTGGGTCTGAGAAATATGGTTAAACACCGACAGGCTCAGGGGAATGTGCCGGAAGCGTTGCAAGGAGAGCCTATGGAGGTGGCGAAAATCCTGCGTCGCTTGGGTCAAATGGATGATCCTCTGTCGGATGTTGTGGCGATTTGGCAAGAGTATTTTACAAGTTTGGGCATAGCGGCTCGTAATGTGGTCAATACGGTAGGCTGTGACCTGATTGTGATTTCTGGGGGAGCGCAAGAAAGGGAAAAAACGGCATCTGATGGGGCTTATGAACGATTTAAACAGGAGGCCATCTCCTCGATTCGTCAGGGCATTGACCATAGTTTCCCCCATCTCACCCAGACAAGGGTGGAATGGTCTATTGATACGCTCCCAGA